One segment of Ziziphus jujuba cultivar Dongzao chromosome 12, ASM3175591v1 DNA contains the following:
- the LOC107435224 gene encoding GSH-induced LITAF domain protein, giving the protein MAKKNGEEVVMGVPYYASQNPYQAGTIPPNAVFGDPKGIPIQQTIYRDTPAPFNCVYCGNSGVTTVRSKPSLAAVIGCMMPMMLGICFLCPSMDCLWHKYHYCPSCNEKVADFEKSDPCAVMDPPHWTQQSFALPGI; this is encoded by the exons ATGGCGAAGAAGAACGGTGAAGAGGTGGTGATGGGAGTTCCGTACTACGCGTCGCAGAATCCGTACCAAGCGGGAACGATCCCGCCAAACGCCGTATTTGGGGATCCAAAGGGCATTCCAATACAACAGACCATTTACAGAGACACTCCCGCCCCATTCAACTGCGTTTACTGTGGTAATTCCGGAGTTACCACCGTCAG ATCAAAGCCAAGCCTGGCAGCTGTTATTGGTTGCATGATGCCGATGATGCTTGGAATTTGCTTTCTTTGCCCTTCTATGGACTGCCTTTggcataaatatcattattgCCCAAGCTGCAATGAAAAG GTTGCCGACTTTGAGAAATCGGATCCTTGTGCTGTGATGGATCCTCCACACTGGACACAGCAAAGCTTTGCTCTACCTGGAATATAA
- the LOC107435229 gene encoding protein CURLY FLAG LEAF 1, which yields MAAPNMATITASLERSLQNCSLNQHSSSNSSGEASSGLGIGIGMAARSSSSASSSPDDNRPENDHLPNTDTTLELNSHISLPYHWEQCLDLKTGEIYYINWRNGMKAKEDPRTTAEYSGGYYSEEDSSYDSEESSSESSPPPSSCSRGHYPRVEKDHVLVVAGCKSCLMYFMVPKHVEDCPKCNGQLLHFDRSENDSP from the exons ATGGCAGCTCCAAACATGGCGACGATCACTGCATCTTTAGAGCGTTCTCTTCAAAACTGCTCTCTAAATCAGCATAGCAGCAGCAACTCTAGCGGTGAAGCTTCAAGTGGTTTAGGCATTGGGATAGGCATGGCAGCAAGGTCGTCTTCTTCAGCCTCATCATCCCCAGATGATAATAGACCTGAAAATGATCACCTCCCAAATACGGATACTACTTTGGAGCTTAACTCCCATATCTCCCTCCCTTACCATTGGGAGCAATGCCTTGATTTAAAG ACAGGGGAAATTTACTACATAAACTGGAGAAACGGCATGAAAGCAAAAGAAGATCCGAGAACGACAGCGGAGTACAGTGGAGGATATTACTCAGAAGAAGATAGCTCATACGACAGCGAGGAATCGTCGTCGGAATCGTCTCCTCCACCTTCTTCTTGCTCAAGAGGGCATTACCCGCGGGTAGAGAAAGACCATGTTTTGGTAGTGGCTGGTTGCAAAAGCTGTCTCATGTATTTCATGGTCCCCAAACATGTCGAAGATTGCCCCAAATGTAATGGTCAACTTCTCCACTTTGATCGATCCGAAAATGATTCTCCATGA
- the LOC107435227 gene encoding GEM-like protein 5: MAGTGEETQPNSSSTSASTSTTTTNDPQPDQHHHDNQPPSTEEDTKKWGTHIMGAPAAPGVHPDNQKAAFWNAGDHQHISHQPYVQYDPVERPANNPFELVIHLFNSWSNKAETIARNIWHNLKTGPSVSGAAWGKVNLTAKAITEGGFESLFKQIFKTHPQEKLKNTFACYLSTSTGPVAGTLYLSTARLAFCSDRPLFFTAPSGQGAWSYYKVAIPLGNIGNVNPVIRTENRGEKYLHIVTTDGHEFWFMGFVSFEKASHHLLDSVSEFRAAGYASQPVVG; this comes from the exons ATGGCAGGCACAGGGGAAGAAACTCAACCCAATTCATCATCTACATCCGCATCCacatccaccaccaccaccaatgaCCCACAACCTGATCAGCATCATCATGATAATCAACCTCCATCTACAGAGGAGGATACCAAGAAATGGGGAACCCACATCATGGGAGCTCCAGCAGCCCCAGGCGTACACCCAGATAATCAAAAGGCCGCCTTTTGGAATGCGGGTGATCACCAGCATATCTCCCATCAGCCGTATGTACAGTACGACCCAGTTGAAAGACCCGCCAACAATCCATTTGAGCTTGTGATCCATCTCTTCAACTCCTGGAGCAACAAGGCTGAGACCATAGCCCGAAACATCTGGCATAATC TGAAAACTGGGCCTTCTGTGTCGGGAGCTGCGTGGGGAAAGGTGAACCTGACGGCAAAAGCCATAACGGAGGGTGGATTTGAGTCTCTGTTCAAGCAGATTTTCAAAACCCATCCCCAAGAGAAGCTCAAGAACACCTTTGCTTGCTATCTTTCCACTTCCACTGGCCCTGTTGCTGGAACTCTGTATTTGTCAACGGCTCGTCTTGCTTTCTGCAGTGATCGTCCTCTATTCTTCACCGCTCCCTCCGGACAAGGGGCTTGGAGCTACTACAAA GTGGCGATACCCTTGGGAAATATAGGCAACGTAAACCCAGTGATCAGGACGGAAAACAGAGGGGAGAAATACCTTCATATTGTTACCACTGATGGCCATGAGTTCTGGTTTATGGGTTTTGTGAGTTTTGAAAAAGCTTCGCACCATCTCTTAGACAGTGTCTCGGAATTCAGAGCTGCTGGATATGCATCCCAACCAGTTGTTGGATAG
- the LOC107435242 gene encoding uncharacterized protein LOC107435242, whose amino-acid sequence MASLSLVGPPELHSPIPKPESTDTFIDMLASTFNKTDLAPNPKGPPIGLTENDSPTYLSSGNPCLDFFFHVVPDTPLESLSQKLRLAWDHNPLTTLKLICNLRGVRGTGKNDKESFYTAAFWLFDNHPKTLACNVGSFADFGFFKDLPEILYRLLEGPEVRQTQKAEWLQIKGSSRSKASSFGPFGLRGRPLGGIGWRGGRSFKKTGRVKVRHALSREVRVNRAEERAVREKDRARESRNQKKIAMANKVVERYKSDPHFMFLYEKISDHFAECLKADIGFLNSKEYTKISLAAKWCPSIDSSFDRSTLLCESIARKVFPLESYPEYQGIEEAHYAYRVRDRLRKEILVPLRKALELPEVYIGTNHWDSIPYNRVASMAMKFYKDKFLKHDKERFLKYLEDVRAGKSKIAAGALLPHEIVAALYDDDGDGEIAELQWKAMVDGLLNKGKLHNCLAVSDVAASMDGTPMEVSVSLGLLVSELSEDPWKGKIITFSENPQLHVIRGEDLRSKTEFVRHMEWGDCTNFQKVFDLILQVAVNGNLKAEQMIKRVFVFTDMEFDQASKTKWETDYEAIKRKFGEKGYEEAVPVIVFWNLRDSSSTPVVAQQEGVALVSGFSKNLMNLFLDGSGEIDPESIKGEIDPESVMESAISVPLFFPI is encoded by the exons atggctTCTCTAAGTCTTGTTGGACCACCGGAGCTCCACAGCCCCATCCCAAAACCCGAATCCACCGACACCTTCATTGACATGCTCGCCTCCACCTTCAACAAAACCGATCTTGCCCCAAATCCAAAAGGGCCTCCTATTGGCTTGACCGAGAACGATTCCCCAACCTATCTCTCCTCCGGCAACCCCTGCCTCGATTTCTTCTTCCATGTCGTGCCCGACACTCCTCTCGAATCTCTATCCCAAAAGCTCCGTTTGGCCTGGGACCACAATCCCTTAACCACGCTCAAGCTTATTTGCAATTTACGTGGGGTACGTGGCACTGGTAAGAACGACAAGGAAAGCTTCTATACCGCTGCGTTTTGGCTCTTCGACAACCATCCCAAGACCCTTGCTTGCAACGTCGGGTCGTTTGCCGATTTTGGTTTCTTCAAGGATTTGCCGGAGATTCTCTATCGGCTTCTGGAAGGTCCTGAAGTGAGGCAGACACAGAAGGCCGAGTGGTTGCAGATAAAGGGTTCATCAAGATCAAAGGCTTCCAGTTTCGGACCTTTCGGCTTGCGTGGTAGACCTTTAGGAGGAATTGGATGGCGTGGTGGACGATCTTTCAAGAAAACCGGAAGGGTTAAAGTTAGACACGCCTTGTCGAGGGAGGTTAGGGTCAATAGAGCAGAAGAGAGGGCTGTGAGGGAGAAGGACAGGGCCAGAGAGTCGAGGAACCAGAAGAAGATCGCCATGGCCAACAAGGTCGTTGAGAGATACAAGAGTGACCCCCACTTCATGTTCTTGTATGAAAAAATCTCCGATCACTTCGCTGAATGCTTAAAGGCTGATATTGGGTTCTTGAATTCAAAAGAGTACACCAAGATTAGCTTGGCTGCCAAATGGTGTCCTTCCATCGATTCCTCTTTCGACCGCTCCACTTTACTCTGCGAAAGCATTGCCAGGAAGGTGTTCCCCCTAGAATCTTACCCTGAATACCAAGGAATCGAGGAGGCACACTATGCTTATAGAGTCAGAGACAGACTGAGGAAGGAAATCCTTGTTCCTCTGAGGAAGGCCTTGGAATTGCCCGAGGTTTACATTGGAACCAACCACTGGGATTCAATTCCATACAACAGGGTTGCCTCTATGGCTATGAAGTTTTATAAAGACAAGTTTTTGAAGCATGACAAGGAGCGTTTTCTAAAGTATTTGGAGGATGTGAGAGCCGGCAAGTCCAAAATTGCAGCGGGAGCATTGCTTCCCCACGAGATTGTAGCCGCTCTATATGACGATGACGGCGATGGGGAAATTGCTGAGCTTCAGTGGAAAGCAATGGTGGatggtttattaaataaaggaaAGTTGCATAACTGCCTTGCTGTGAGTGATGTTGCTGCAAGCATGGATGGGACTCCCATGGAGGTCTCTGTTTCATTGGGTTTGTTGGTCTCTGAATTAAGCGAAGACCCTTGGAAGGGAAAGATCATCACTTTCAGTGAGAACCCTCAGCTCCATGTGATACGAGGAGAAGATCTTCGATCGAAGACCGAGTTCGTGAGACACATGGAGTGGGGCGATTGCACCAATTTCCAGAAGGTGTTCGATCTGATTCTGCAAGTGGCTGTTAATGGAAACTTGAAAGCAGAGCAGATGATTAAGAGGGTGTTTGTGTTCACTGACATGGAGTTTGATCAAGCTTCAAAGACCAAGTGGGAGACTGACTATGAGGCGATAAAGAGGAAATTTGGAGAGAAAGGCTATGAAGAAGCGGTGCCAGTGATTGTGTTTTGGAATTTAAGAGATTCCAGTTCAACTCCAGTTGTTGCGCAACAAGAAGGGGTAGCTTTGGTCAGCGGTTTTTcgaaaaatttgatgaatttgtTTTTGGATGGCAGTGGAGAAATAGACCCTGAATCTATCAAGGGGGAAATAGACCCTGAATCTGTCATGGAATCGGCTATATCCG TTCCTCTGTTTTTCCCCATATAA